A DNA window from Paraburkholderia sp. IMGN_8 contains the following coding sequences:
- the fdnG gene encoding formate dehydrogenase-N subunit alpha → MVNLTRRQFLTLTATSLAGSSIALMGFSPEPALAEVRQYKLARTTETRNTCPYCSVGCGILMYGLGDGAKNATASIIHIEGDPDHPVNRGTLCPKGASLIDFIHSPSRLTHPEYRAAGSNEWKRISWDDALDRVAKLMKEDRDANFVETTEDGKKVNRWLTTGMLAASASSNEVGYLTHKVARSMGLLGFDNQARVUHGPTVAGLAPTFGRGAMTNHWVDIKNADVILVMGGNAAEAHPCGFKWVTEAKAHRKARLIVVDPRFTRTASVADYYAPIRTGTDIVFLGGVINYLLTNDKIQHEYVKNYTDMPFIVREDFSFTDGLYSGYNADKRSYDKSSWDYERGDDGFVKVDATLQHPRCVYNLMKQHYARYTPEMVEKTCGTPKDQFVKVCEMLATTAVPGRAGTILYALGWTQHSVGSQMIRTGAMVQLLLGNIGIAGGGMNALRGHSNIQGLTDLGLLSNLLPGYMTLPSQAEQDYDAYITKRTTQPLRPNQLSYWKNYRSFFVSLMKAWWGDTATAGNNWCFDYLPKLDKPYDMLQVYELMNQGKMTGYIAQGFNPLAAAPNKAKMTAAFSKLKWLVIMDPLATETSEFWKNHGEFNDVDASKIQTEVFRLPTSCFAEERGSLVNSGRVLQWHWQGTVPPGEAKSDLEIMSGLFLRVRKMYQGQGGKFPDPIVNLSWPYANPASPMPEELAMEYSGKALADVADPKDPAKVLVKRGDQLAGFAQLKDDGSTSSGCWIFCGAWTQAGNQMARRDNADPTGIGQTLGWAWAWPANRRILYNRASCDISGKPFDPTRKLIAWNGKTWGGADIPDYKVDEPPEAGMGPFIMNPEGVARFFARDGMAEGPFPEHYEPFETPLGYNPLHPQNAQVTSNPAARVFPGDRAAFGKAAEFPHVATSYRLTEHFHYWTKHARLNAITQPEQFVEIGEDLAKEVGVAAGDRVKVSSNRGHMVAVAVVTKRIKPLMIDGKKVQTVGIPLHWGFKGLAKPGYLINTLTPVVGDGNTQTPEFKSFLVKVEKA, encoded by the coding sequence ATGGTCAATTTGACAAGGCGCCAGTTCCTGACGCTCACCGCCACATCGCTGGCCGGATCGAGTATCGCCCTGATGGGGTTCTCGCCGGAACCAGCGCTCGCGGAGGTTCGGCAGTACAAGCTGGCGCGTACCACTGAAACCCGCAACACCTGCCCGTATTGTTCAGTGGGTTGCGGCATCCTGATGTACGGGCTGGGCGACGGCGCGAAAAACGCCACGGCCAGCATTATTCATATCGAAGGCGACCCGGATCACCCGGTGAATCGCGGCACGTTGTGCCCGAAGGGCGCAAGCCTCATCGACTTCATTCACAGCCCGAGCCGCCTGACGCATCCGGAGTATCGCGCGGCTGGCTCGAACGAATGGAAGCGGATTTCGTGGGATGACGCGCTCGACCGTGTCGCGAAGCTGATGAAAGAAGACCGCGACGCCAACTTCGTCGAAACTACCGAAGACGGCAAGAAGGTCAACCGCTGGCTGACGACCGGCATGCTGGCCGCGTCGGCGAGCAGCAACGAGGTCGGTTACCTGACGCACAAGGTGGCCCGCAGCATGGGGCTACTGGGTTTCGACAACCAGGCGCGTGTCTGACACGGCCCGACGGTGGCAGGTCTTGCCCCGACGTTTGGCCGTGGAGCGATGACGAACCATTGGGTCGACATCAAGAACGCGGACGTGATTCTGGTGATGGGCGGCAATGCCGCCGAGGCACACCCGTGCGGTTTCAAATGGGTCACCGAAGCAAAGGCTCACCGCAAGGCGCGCCTGATCGTGGTCGATCCGCGCTTTACGCGTACCGCGTCGGTTGCCGACTATTACGCGCCGATTCGCACCGGGACGGACATCGTCTTTCTGGGCGGGGTGATCAACTATCTGCTCACCAACGACAAGATCCAGCACGAGTACGTGAAGAACTACACGGACATGCCGTTCATCGTTCGTGAAGACTTCTCGTTCACGGACGGTCTGTATTCCGGCTACAACGCCGACAAGCGCAGCTACGACAAGAGCTCGTGGGACTATGAGCGTGGCGACGATGGCTTCGTGAAGGTGGACGCGACACTGCAACATCCACGTTGCGTGTACAACCTGATGAAGCAGCACTACGCGCGCTATACGCCGGAAATGGTCGAAAAGACCTGCGGTACACCTAAGGATCAATTCGTGAAGGTGTGCGAGATGCTCGCGACCACGGCCGTGCCGGGCCGCGCCGGAACGATCCTGTATGCACTTGGCTGGACCCAGCATTCGGTCGGATCGCAGATGATCCGTACGGGTGCGATGGTGCAACTCCTGCTCGGCAACATCGGCATTGCGGGCGGCGGGATGAACGCGCTGCGCGGGCACTCGAACATCCAGGGGCTGACGGACCTCGGACTGTTGTCGAACCTGCTGCCGGGGTACATGACGCTGCCGTCGCAAGCTGAACAGGACTACGACGCATATATAACGAAGCGCACGACGCAGCCATTGCGGCCGAACCAGTTGAGCTACTGGAAGAACTATCGAAGCTTCTTCGTTAGTCTGATGAAAGCATGGTGGGGCGACACGGCGACAGCTGGGAACAACTGGTGCTTCGACTACCTGCCGAAACTCGACAAGCCATACGATATGTTGCAGGTGTATGAGCTGATGAACCAGGGCAAGATGACCGGCTACATCGCGCAGGGCTTCAACCCGCTTGCCGCGGCGCCGAACAAGGCGAAGATGACCGCCGCTTTTTCGAAGCTGAAGTGGCTCGTGATCATGGATCCGCTCGCCACCGAGACATCGGAGTTCTGGAAGAACCATGGCGAGTTCAACGACGTCGATGCGTCGAAGATCCAGACCGAAGTGTTCCGGCTGCCTACCAGTTGCTTTGCCGAAGAACGCGGCTCGCTCGTCAACTCGGGGCGCGTGCTGCAGTGGCACTGGCAGGGCACCGTGCCGCCCGGCGAAGCGAAGAGCGATCTGGAAATCATGTCGGGTCTGTTCCTGCGCGTCCGCAAGATGTACCAAGGGCAGGGCGGCAAGTTTCCGGACCCGATCGTCAATCTGAGCTGGCCGTATGCGAACCCCGCAAGCCCCATGCCTGAAGAACTGGCGATGGAATATAGCGGCAAGGCGTTGGCCGACGTGGCTGACCCGAAGGACCCGGCCAAGGTGCTCGTGAAACGAGGCGATCAGCTAGCGGGTTTTGCGCAACTCAAGGATGACGGCAGCACATCGAGCGGCTGCTGGATCTTTTGCGGTGCGTGGACGCAGGCGGGCAACCAGATGGCGCGGCGCGACAACGCCGACCCGACGGGCATCGGGCAGACGCTCGGCTGGGCATGGGCGTGGCCGGCAAACCGACGCATTCTGTACAACCGGGCGTCATGCGACATAAGCGGCAAGCCGTTCGATCCGACTCGCAAGCTGATCGCGTGGAACGGCAAGACCTGGGGCGGAGCTGACATACCGGACTACAAGGTGGACGAACCACCGGAAGCCGGCATGGGGCCGTTCATCATGAACCCGGAAGGGGTCGCGCGTTTCTTTGCGCGCGATGGGATGGCCGAAGGCCCGTTCCCTGAACATTACGAGCCGTTCGAGACGCCGCTCGGCTACAACCCGCTCCATCCGCAAAACGCGCAAGTAACGAGCAACCCGGCGGCCCGCGTGTTTCCGGGCGACCGTGCGGCGTTCGGCAAGGCAGCGGAATTCCCGCATGTCGCGACGAGCTACCGGCTCACCGAACACTTCCATTACTGGACGAAGCACGCGCGGCTCAACGCGATCACTCAGCCGGAGCAGTTCGTCGAGATCGGAGAAGATCTCGCGAAGGAAGTCGGCGTGGCGGCCGGAGACCGGGTGAAGGTGTCGTCGAATCGCGGGCACATGGTTGCGGTGGCGGTGGTGACCAAACGCATCAAACCTCTGATGATTGACGGCAAGAAGGTGCAGACCGTCGGTATTCCATTGCATTGGGGCTTCAAGGGCCTCGCGAAACCGGGCTATCTGATCAATACGCTTACGCCAGTGGTCGGCGACGGCAATACGCAGACGCCGGAATTCAAGTCCTTCCTCGTGAAAGTCGAGAAAGCCTGA
- the fdxH gene encoding formate dehydrogenase subunit beta: MALQSLDIKRVSATTVQPPSAREPATGSVAKLIDVTKCIGCKACQTACMEWNDLRDEIGTNVGVYDNPPDLTEHSWTVMRFAEYENPDGNLEWLIRKDGCMHCEDPGCLKACPSPGAIVQYTNGIVDFHEENCIGCGYCITGCPFNIPRISKRDHRVYKCTLCSDRVAVGQEPACVKTCPTGAIVFGTKDDMKQHAAERIEDLKERGFEHAGLYDPPGVGGTHVMYVLHHADKPSLYHGLPDNPRISPLVGLWKGVAKPLALGAMALAALAGFFHYTRVGPNEVTQEEEAAARDEARRPKEGSDES, from the coding sequence ATGGCACTGCAATCGCTCGATATCAAGCGCGTGTCGGCCACTACGGTGCAGCCGCCGTCAGCGCGCGAGCCGGCTACGGGCAGCGTCGCGAAGCTGATCGACGTCACCAAGTGCATCGGCTGTAAGGCGTGTCAGACCGCGTGCATGGAGTGGAACGACCTGCGCGACGAAATCGGCACGAACGTCGGCGTCTACGATAACCCGCCCGACCTGACCGAGCACTCGTGGACGGTGATGCGATTTGCCGAATACGAGAACCCGGATGGCAACCTCGAATGGCTGATCCGCAAAGACGGTTGCATGCATTGCGAAGATCCCGGCTGCCTGAAGGCGTGTCCTTCACCTGGCGCGATCGTCCAGTACACGAACGGCATCGTCGATTTTCATGAGGAAAACTGCATCGGCTGCGGCTATTGCATCACCGGCTGTCCATTTAACATTCCGCGCATCTCGAAGCGGGATCATCGTGTGTATAAATGCACGCTATGCTCGGATCGCGTCGCGGTGGGCCAGGAGCCGGCGTGCGTGAAGACGTGCCCAACCGGAGCGATCGTGTTCGGCACCAAGGACGACATGAAGCAGCACGCGGCGGAACGCATCGAGGACCTGAAGGAGCGCGGCTTCGAGCATGCGGGCTTGTACGATCCACCGGGCGTCGGCGGCACGCATGTGATGTACGTGCTACACCATGCGGACAAACCATCGCTGTACCACGGGCTGCCGGACAATCCGAGGATCAGCCCATTGGTCGGTTTGTGGAAGGGCGTGGCGAAGCCGCTTGCATTGGGTGCGATGGCGCTGGCGGCGCTCGCAGGGTTTTTCCACTATACGCGCGTCGGCCCGAACGAAGTCACGCAAGAAGAGGAGGCTGCTGCCCGCGACGAGGCGCGCCGCCCGAAGGAGGGTTCCGATGAAAGTTGA
- a CDS encoding formate dehydrogenase subunit gamma, whose translation MKVDQNAADANRIVRYTADERTNHWITAISFVLLALSGLALFHPSMFWLTALFGGGQWTRILHPFVGIVMFVSFLILALRFWHHNLLDRGDLQWLRQIDDVLANREDKLPEVGRYNAGQKLLFFLMVACLILLLLSGIVIWRRYFSDYYPVSVIRLAAVIHAATAFVLIVGIIVHIYAALWIKGSIGAMTRGTVTLGWAKKHHPRWFRESIK comes from the coding sequence ATGAAAGTTGACCAGAATGCGGCAGACGCGAACCGGATTGTTCGCTATACCGCTGACGAGCGCACCAACCACTGGATTACCGCGATCAGTTTCGTGCTGCTCGCGTTGTCCGGGCTCGCGCTGTTTCATCCGTCGATGTTCTGGCTCACCGCGCTTTTCGGCGGCGGACAGTGGACGCGCATTCTGCATCCGTTCGTCGGCATAGTGATGTTCGTGTCGTTCCTGATTCTTGCGCTGCGCTTCTGGCATCACAACCTGCTCGACAGGGGCGACCTCCAGTGGCTCAGGCAGATCGACGATGTGCTTGCGAATCGCGAAGACAAGCTGCCCGAGGTCGGTCGCTACAACGCCGGACAGAAGCTGCTCTTCTTTCTGATGGTCGCATGCCTGATCTTGCTGCTGCTAAGCGGCATCGTGATCTGGCGACGCTATTTCTCGGACTACTACCCGGTCTCGGTGATACGGCTGGCGGCGGTGATTCATGCGGCAACGGCGTTCGTGCTGATCGTGGGGATCATCGTGCATATCTACGCGGCGCTGTGGATCAAAGGCTCGATCGGCGCGATGACGCGCGGCACCGTGACGCTCGGCTGGGCGAAGAAGCACCATCCACGCTGGTTCCGTGAGAGCATCAAATAG
- a CDS encoding SulP family inorganic anion transporter — MKPDTREPERPSSPAGRIQSRWVNGLTVARNYRLAWLPHDAMAGLSLSAVLVPAGMAYAEAAGLPAVSGLYASFAALLAYALFGPSRILVLGPDSALVALIAASVAPLAHGNAESALAFAGGLALLSGAICVVVGTLRLGFVAELLSLPIRYGYLNGMALTIVVGQTPRLLGFQVHGESFLQQVRELASGVVAGQTNVLAVTIGVTALVAILGCRRWLPKVPGVLIAVAGATIAVAALDLAQRFGLAVVGNVPQVLPAPRIPALALNEWTALLGGAAAVALVSFTDISILSRTYEARSGEAVDRNREFVALGLANIAAGVAHGFAVSASASRTPVAEAAGAKTQATGVFAALIVAGLLLFAPQALRNTPQAALAAVVIAACLGMLEVRGVLRLYRLRPSEFAQSIVCLLGVAMIGVVNGIGIALALAVLGFLWRGWRPHSAVLGRVDQIKGYHDVARHPEAHRIPGLVLLRWDAPLFFANAEIFRERVRQAVREAPTKTVWIVIAAEPVTDVDLTAADTLARLHDELLALNVTLCFAELKGPVKDSLKHYGLFEMIDEQNFFPTIGQAVNRYLESHAVEWHDWDDEA, encoded by the coding sequence GTGAAACCAGACACCCGTGAGCCCGAGCGGCCATCGAGTCCCGCCGGGCGTATCCAGTCGCGTTGGGTCAACGGGCTTACTGTGGCACGCAACTACCGGCTTGCATGGCTGCCCCACGACGCGATGGCTGGCCTCAGCCTGAGCGCCGTCCTCGTGCCCGCGGGGATGGCCTACGCGGAGGCCGCCGGTTTGCCCGCCGTATCCGGGCTCTATGCGTCGTTCGCGGCGCTGCTTGCCTACGCCCTTTTCGGCCCGAGCCGGATCCTCGTGCTGGGTCCGGACTCCGCGCTAGTCGCGCTGATCGCGGCGAGCGTCGCGCCGCTTGCGCATGGCAACGCGGAGAGCGCGCTCGCCTTCGCGGGCGGGCTCGCTTTACTGTCCGGTGCGATCTGCGTGGTGGTCGGCACGCTGAGGCTGGGCTTCGTCGCCGAACTGCTTTCGCTGCCGATCCGCTACGGCTATCTCAACGGAATGGCGCTGACAATCGTCGTCGGGCAAACACCCAGGCTGCTTGGCTTCCAGGTGCACGGCGAATCATTCCTGCAGCAGGTGCGCGAACTCGCGAGCGGCGTCGTTGCGGGCCAGACCAATGTGCTGGCCGTTACGATCGGCGTTACGGCGCTCGTCGCGATCCTCGGTTGCAGGCGCTGGTTGCCGAAGGTGCCCGGCGTGCTCATCGCGGTCGCGGGCGCGACCATTGCGGTCGCCGCGCTGGATCTCGCACAGCGCTTCGGGCTGGCGGTGGTGGGCAACGTGCCGCAAGTGCTGCCGGCGCCACGCATTCCGGCGCTCGCACTCAACGAGTGGACGGCGCTTCTCGGCGGCGCTGCCGCCGTTGCGCTCGTCTCATTCACCGACATCAGCATCCTGTCGCGCACCTATGAGGCGCGCAGCGGGGAAGCAGTCGATCGCAACCGGGAGTTCGTCGCGCTCGGGCTCGCGAACATCGCGGCGGGCGTCGCGCATGGGTTCGCCGTGAGCGCGAGCGCTTCGCGCACGCCGGTCGCTGAAGCGGCAGGGGCGAAGACGCAGGCGACCGGCGTCTTCGCGGCCCTGATTGTCGCGGGGCTGTTGCTATTCGCGCCACAGGCGCTGCGCAACACACCGCAGGCAGCGCTTGCGGCGGTCGTTATCGCCGCCTGTCTCGGGATGCTCGAAGTGCGCGGAGTATTGCGGCTTTATCGGCTGAGACCGAGCGAGTTCGCGCAATCGATCGTCTGTCTGCTCGGTGTCGCGATGATCGGGGTCGTGAACGGTATCGGCATTGCGCTTGCGCTCGCGGTTCTCGGGTTCCTGTGGCGGGGGTGGCGTCCGCATTCCGCTGTGCTCGGTCGCGTCGATCAGATTAAGGGCTATCACGACGTCGCCCGCCATCCGGAGGCCCACCGCATTCCCGGGCTCGTCCTGCTGCGATGGGATGCGCCGCTCTTCTTCGCCAACGCGGAGATTTTTCGCGAGCGCGTGCGGCAGGCAGTGCGCGAGGCGCCGACAAAAACTGTGTGGATCGTCATCGCAGCTGAACCGGTGACAGACGTCGACCTCACCGCCGCCGACACGCTCGCGCGGCTTCATGACGAACTGCTCGCGTTGAACGTCACGCTATGCTTCGCGGAGCTGAAGGGGCCCGTGAAGGACAGCCTGAAGCACTACGGCCTGTTCGAGATGATCGACGAGCAAAACTTCTTCCCTACCATCGGACAGGCGGTGAACCGCTATCTGGAGTCGCATGCGGTCGAATGGCACGATTGGGACGATGAGGCGTAG
- a CDS encoding transcriptional regulator, whose protein sequence is MRLIEPDEHKEFLATLERSGLAEGDFALLETDTTDPKGDENLGLQGYVTIARLSTQVTKEYVIGDESDWLQHFTKDLEAGVFNGPE, encoded by the coding sequence ATGCGGCTGATCGAACCGGATGAACACAAAGAATTTCTAGCGACCCTGGAGCGCAGTGGTTTGGCAGAAGGCGATTTCGCTCTTCTGGAAACAGATACGACGGACCCGAAAGGTGACGAGAACCTTGGTCTACAGGGCTACGTCACCATAGCCCGGCTATCGACGCAGGTTACGAAGGAATACGTGATCGGCGACGAAAGCGATTGGCTACAGCATTTCACGAAGGATCTCGAAGCGGGCGTCTTCAACGGGCCGGAATGA
- a CDS encoding branched-chain amino acid ABC transporter substrate-binding protein — MNGRKRLVKLGAALSMGGMALACSTTADASVVVGVAGPMTGEYASGGDQFRKGAEQAVKDLNASGGLLGQQLDLVVGDDVCDPKQAVSVANSFVNKKVAFVDGHWCSSSTLPASDVYNDAQIPQVTVSTNPKITERGIKGIFRITGRDDQQGQVAADYIAANFKGKKIAVIDDKTAYGGGLADEIAKDLAAKQTPVALRQSITAGEKDYSGLISKLKANGIQILAYGGYYQEVALILRQAAQAGLDMTVLGGDTLTNNELVTAAGPEINKVLFTFPPDPRKSAAAAKVVAAFRAQKIEPEGYMLYSYAAMQVFAEAAKKANSTDYAAIVKQLHNGSFSTVVGQVDFDAKGDLKSPGYVVYRWKGNNYDYVK; from the coding sequence ATGAACGGCCGGAAACGATTGGTTAAATTGGGTGCAGCGCTCAGCATGGGCGGGATGGCTCTGGCATGCTCGACCACAGCGGACGCGAGCGTTGTGGTGGGAGTGGCGGGTCCTATGACGGGGGAGTACGCGTCGGGGGGTGACCAGTTTCGCAAGGGCGCAGAACAGGCAGTGAAGGACCTCAACGCGTCAGGCGGTTTGCTTGGACAGCAACTCGACCTGGTCGTCGGTGACGACGTTTGCGATCCCAAGCAGGCAGTCTCTGTTGCAAACAGCTTCGTCAACAAGAAGGTGGCGTTCGTCGACGGTCACTGGTGCTCGAGTTCCACGCTGCCGGCGTCCGATGTCTACAACGATGCGCAGATCCCGCAGGTCACCGTGTCGACCAATCCCAAGATCACGGAGCGCGGAATCAAGGGGATCTTCCGTATCACCGGCAGAGACGATCAGCAGGGACAGGTCGCGGCCGACTATATCGCCGCAAACTTCAAGGGTAAAAAAATCGCCGTCATTGACGACAAGACGGCGTATGGCGGCGGTCTGGCGGACGAGATTGCAAAAGATCTGGCGGCGAAGCAGACCCCCGTGGCGCTGCGCCAGTCGATCACAGCCGGTGAGAAGGACTACTCCGGCCTGATCAGCAAGCTGAAGGCGAACGGCATTCAGATCCTTGCCTACGGCGGCTATTACCAGGAAGTGGCGCTGATCCTTCGCCAGGCGGCGCAGGCCGGACTGGATATGACCGTCCTCGGCGGCGACACGCTGACGAACAATGAACTGGTTACCGCGGCTGGACCGGAGATCAACAAGGTTCTGTTTACCTTCCCGCCCGACCCGCGCAAGAGTGCGGCAGCTGCAAAGGTCGTGGCGGCGTTTCGTGCGCAGAAGATCGAGCCGGAAGGCTACATGCTGTACTCGTACGCCGCCATGCAGGTTTTTGCAGAGGCTGCGAAGAAAGCCAACTCCACGGACTATGCGGCGATCGTGAAGCAGCTTCACAACGGATCGTTCAGCACGGTAGTCGGCCAGGTGGACTTCGACGCGAAAGGCGATCTGAAGAGCCCGGGCTATGTGGTCTACCGGTGGAAGGGCAACAACTACGACTATGTGAAGTGA
- a CDS encoding branched-chain amino acid ABC transporter permease LivH (LivHMGF is the membrane component of the LIV-I/LS branched-chain amino acid transporter), which produces MSQALQQLINGLTLGAVYGLIAIGYTMVYGIIGMINFAHGDIYMVSAFIAVTCFTLLAGSGISSVVASIAITLIVSIALTSVFGWTVERVGYRPLRGSNRLAPLISSIGISIFLQNMVQLTQGARVKSIQPLVTGGVNLFSGQQFHGAYVSYVQILIVSVTILLMCAFTLFINKTPFGRQQRACEQDQRMMQFLGYNVDRIIALTFMIGAALAAVAGVMVTLYYGVIDFSIGFEAGIKAFTAAVLGGIGSIPGAMLGGVIIGLIEAFWAAYLSPEYKDVATFVILIVVLMFRPSGLLGRPEVEKV; this is translated from the coding sequence ATGAGCCAGGCATTGCAACAACTGATTAACGGGCTGACCTTGGGCGCCGTCTACGGCCTGATCGCGATCGGCTACACGATGGTCTACGGCATTATCGGCATGATCAATTTCGCTCATGGCGATATTTACATGGTGAGCGCGTTCATCGCCGTGACCTGCTTCACGCTGCTTGCAGGCAGCGGGATCTCGTCGGTCGTGGCGAGCATTGCAATTACGCTGATCGTATCGATCGCACTGACGTCCGTATTCGGATGGACCGTCGAACGTGTCGGTTATCGGCCGCTCCGCGGGTCCAATCGACTCGCGCCACTGATCTCGTCGATCGGGATTTCCATCTTCCTGCAGAACATGGTTCAGCTTACTCAAGGCGCGCGAGTCAAGTCTATTCAGCCGCTCGTGACGGGAGGCGTGAACCTTTTCTCCGGTCAACAATTTCATGGGGCATACGTCTCGTATGTGCAAATCCTCATTGTTTCGGTCACGATCCTGTTGATGTGCGCCTTCACGTTGTTCATCAATAAAACACCTTTCGGCAGACAGCAGCGAGCCTGTGAGCAGGATCAGCGGATGATGCAGTTCCTCGGCTACAACGTCGATCGGATCATCGCACTGACGTTCATGATCGGCGCCGCACTGGCGGCCGTCGCAGGCGTCATGGTGACGCTCTACTACGGCGTGATCGATTTCTCGATCGGATTCGAGGCGGGTATCAAGGCGTTTACCGCAGCCGTGCTCGGCGGCATCGGCTCGATTCCTGGGGCAATGCTGGGCGGTGTGATCATCGGGTTGATCGAAGCATTCTGGGCTGCCTACCTCTCGCCCGAATACAAGGATGTGGCCACGTTCGTAATCCTGATTGTGGTCTTGATGTTTCGTCCATCCGGGCTTCTGGGCCGACCCGAAGTGGAGAAGGTGTGA
- the livM gene encoding high-affinity branched-chain amino acid ABC transporter permease LivM, which yields MSSTVMQETNLRFRVKDALGAALVAGLVGLPILGLTTRDGTNGLEVQTRWALLAAFIAIAFAGRIVMQLLLQRFSLFSKRRSRARPAPQVAGNGSLAWAGAGCVAFAVLLPALFAGNRYVVDTATTVLIYVMLGWGLNVVVGLAGLLDLGYVAFYAVGAYTYGLLSTHFGFGFWQCLPIAGGLAAAFGMLLGYPTLRLRGDYLAIVTLGFGEIIRLILVNWGDVTGGPNGVSSIPKPTFFGLPMQASGDGPTFSTVFGLDYSPGQRVVFLYYLILALALLTNLLVSRLRRLPVGRAWEAVREDEIACKAMGINVTNVKLSAFATGAMLAGFAGVFFAARQGFISPESFTFSESATILAIVVLGGMGSQLGVVLAAALLVILPELGRDFSEYRMLLFGVAMVFIMVVRPGGLISHRRATVSAPGVEAKP from the coding sequence ATGAGTTCGACAGTCATGCAAGAAACGAATCTACGTTTTCGCGTCAAGGATGCACTTGGCGCGGCGCTGGTCGCGGGTCTCGTCGGTTTGCCTATTCTGGGTTTGACGACGCGAGATGGCACCAATGGTCTCGAGGTTCAGACACGATGGGCGCTACTGGCGGCTTTCATTGCGATCGCATTTGCAGGGCGCATCGTCATGCAGCTTTTGCTGCAGCGTTTTAGTCTTTTTTCAAAGCGCCGGTCACGCGCCAGACCCGCTCCTCAAGTCGCGGGTAACGGCTCGCTTGCCTGGGCCGGCGCCGGATGCGTGGCTTTCGCGGTGCTGTTACCCGCGTTGTTTGCTGGAAACCGCTACGTCGTCGATACAGCGACGACCGTACTGATCTACGTCATGCTTGGCTGGGGCCTGAATGTCGTTGTCGGTCTGGCGGGGCTGCTGGACCTTGGCTATGTCGCGTTCTATGCGGTAGGTGCGTACACATACGGCCTGTTGTCGACGCATTTCGGCTTTGGTTTCTGGCAGTGTTTGCCGATCGCCGGTGGCCTCGCTGCGGCGTTCGGCATGCTGCTTGGTTACCCAACGCTCCGGCTCAGAGGCGACTATCTGGCCATCGTCACGCTCGGATTCGGGGAAATCATACGGTTGATACTCGTGAATTGGGGCGACGTGACAGGCGGACCCAACGGCGTCTCGTCCATTCCGAAGCCGACCTTCTTCGGGCTCCCCATGCAGGCGTCTGGCGATGGTCCGACCTTCTCGACCGTATTTGGCCTTGATTACTCGCCCGGCCAGCGAGTCGTCTTTCTGTACTACCTCATCCTCGCACTCGCGCTGCTGACGAACCTCCTCGTCTCGCGGCTCAGGCGGTTGCCCGTTGGGCGCGCGTGGGAAGCGGTGCGCGAAGACGAGATCGCCTGCAAGGCGATGGGCATCAATGTGACGAACGTGAAGCTCTCGGCTTTTGCGACTGGCGCAATGCTGGCCGGATTCGCCGGCGTGTTCTTCGCCGCACGGCAGGGGTTCATTTCGCCGGAGAGCTTCACATTTTCGGAGTCGGCCACGATTCTCGCGATCGTGGTGCTCGGCGGCATGGGAAGCCAGCTCGGCGTCGTCCTTGCGGCAGCCTTGCTGGTGATTTTGCCCGAGTTAGGGCGCGATTTCTCCGAGTACAGAATGCTTCTTTTCGGTGTCGCAATGGTGTTTATCATGGTCGTGCGGCCCGGCGGGCTGATCAGCCATCGCCGTGCGACTGTCAGCGCGCCTGGCGTGGAGGCAAAGCCATGA